A genomic region of Gemmata massiliana contains the following coding sequences:
- a CDS encoding PAS domain S-box protein, which produces MTNTCPTPPSRDSRPVHAVETAARFRALLGRSLDPVLLFGPDGAVLHATPAGAALMGYRPDELENMRGPILIHPDDQERIGAAMAAVLATPDGTTAEEYRVRHRDGFWRWLEARALNLLHEPDVEALVVSFRDVTRRREAEDALRASECRFRALVENSADAVEILGADGTILYATSSVVRAGGRTAAELVGRNAFEWCHPDDASGFAEAHTRFVAEPGAVVSGEYRYQHKDGSWRWAAVTCTNRLGDPAVSGIVVNLRDVTARKDAEDALRRSEEQYRHLFEASPHPMWVYDTRTLGFLAVNDAAVDRYGYARDEFARMTIRDIRPGEDLPALGAALRVHERAPRVWRHRWKDGTVRLVEVTGDDLEYDGRPGRLVLAHDVTDRTRAEDEVRAWKVRYEAAVRATGQVLYDWDAGNNRLSWGGNSEATLGYPEAELPDDLAGWVALIHPDDRSAFDHEIERCGASKSPFRLEYRVRRKDGTYTTVYDQGHFIPDPSGVPTERVVGFVSDVTDRKRLEEQFRQAQKMEAVGQLAGGVAHDFNNLLTVINGYSDLILTALHAHDPARPMVEAVRKAGDRAADLTRQLLAFGRQQMLQPRVLDLNGVVGDTAQMLRRLIGEDVELVTRPGDPLLLVRADPGQVNQVLMNLAVNARDAMPTGGTLTIETRNEVLGAGTAPDGAEVRPGPYVRLSVTDTGTGMPEDVRRHIFEPFFTTKEQGKGTGLGLATVYGIVKQSGGHIELETALGHGTTFRVYLPGLGGTTADQKPGESSAPKGAEVVLLVEDEPGVRGLAELALRKQGYTVLSAASAEEAKALVTGRERPIDLLVTDVVMPGVGGRVLAEWLLATRPSLKVLYMSGYTDDAIVRHGVEAARVNFIQKPFTPSSLARKVREVLDARSPHTS; this is translated from the coding sequence ATGACCAACACTTGCCCCACTCCCCCCTCGCGCGATTCGCGCCCGGTACATGCCGTTGAAACTGCAGCCCGGTTCCGCGCGCTCCTCGGGAGGAGCCTCGACCCGGTCCTCTTGTTCGGACCAGATGGTGCGGTCCTCCACGCCACCCCGGCCGGCGCCGCACTCATGGGGTACCGGCCGGACGAGTTGGAGAACATGCGCGGCCCAATCCTCATCCACCCGGACGACCAGGAACGCATCGGGGCCGCAATGGCTGCCGTTCTGGCGACACCCGACGGTACCACCGCCGAGGAGTACCGGGTGCGGCACCGGGACGGGTTCTGGCGCTGGTTAGAGGCCCGAGCCCTGAACCTGCTGCACGAGCCCGACGTAGAGGCCCTCGTGGTCAGCTTCCGGGACGTGACGCGCCGGCGCGAGGCCGAGGACGCCCTACGCGCGAGCGAGTGCCGGTTCCGCGCCCTGGTCGAGAACAGCGCCGACGCGGTCGAAATACTCGGGGCCGACGGGACCATCCTGTATGCGACCTCGTCCGTCGTGCGGGCCGGCGGGCGTACCGCCGCCGAGCTGGTCGGGCGCAACGCGTTCGAGTGGTGCCACCCGGACGACGCGAGCGGGTTTGCCGAGGCCCATACGCGGTTCGTGGCCGAGCCCGGCGCGGTGGTGAGCGGCGAGTACCGGTACCAACATAAGGACGGGTCGTGGCGCTGGGCCGCGGTTACCTGCACGAACCGCCTGGGGGACCCGGCCGTGAGCGGGATAGTCGTGAATCTGCGCGACGTGACCGCCCGGAAAGACGCCGAGGACGCGCTCCGGCGCAGTGAGGAGCAGTACCGGCACCTGTTCGAGGCGAGCCCGCACCCGATGTGGGTGTACGACACCCGGACCCTCGGGTTCCTGGCGGTCAACGACGCGGCGGTTGACCGGTACGGGTACGCGCGCGACGAGTTCGCGCGTATGACCATCCGGGACATCCGGCCCGGAGAAGACCTCCCGGCCCTGGGCGCGGCGCTCCGGGTTCACGAGCGGGCGCCCCGGGTTTGGCGCCACCGGTGGAAGGACGGGACCGTGCGCCTGGTCGAGGTGACCGGAGACGACCTGGAGTACGACGGGCGCCCCGGGCGCCTGGTGCTGGCCCACGACGTCACCGACCGCACGCGCGCCGAGGACGAGGTCCGCGCGTGGAAGGTCCGGTACGAGGCCGCGGTTCGGGCCACCGGCCAGGTGCTCTACGACTGGGACGCGGGGAACAATCGGTTGTCGTGGGGCGGGAACTCGGAGGCCACCCTCGGGTACCCGGAAGCCGAGCTGCCGGACGACCTCGCGGGCTGGGTCGCGCTCATTCACCCGGACGACCGGAGCGCGTTCGACCACGAAATCGAGCGGTGCGGGGCGTCCAAGAGCCCGTTCCGGTTGGAATACCGGGTGCGCCGCAAGGACGGAACTTACACGACCGTGTACGACCAGGGCCACTTTATCCCGGACCCGAGCGGCGTACCGACCGAGCGCGTGGTCGGGTTCGTCTCCGATGTGACCGACCGCAAGCGGCTCGAAGAGCAGTTCCGGCAGGCCCAGAAGATGGAGGCCGTGGGCCAGCTCGCCGGTGGCGTGGCACACGACTTCAACAACCTGCTCACGGTCATCAACGGGTACAGCGACCTCATCCTGACCGCGCTCCACGCGCACGACCCGGCGCGCCCGATGGTCGAGGCGGTGAGGAAGGCCGGGGACCGGGCCGCGGACCTGACCCGGCAGCTCTTGGCGTTCGGGCGTCAGCAGATGCTCCAGCCCCGGGTGCTGGACCTGAACGGGGTCGTGGGCGACACGGCCCAGATGCTGCGCCGGCTCATCGGGGAGGACGTCGAACTGGTGACGCGCCCGGGCGACCCGTTGCTCCTGGTCCGCGCGGACCCGGGCCAAGTGAATCAAGTGTTGATGAACCTGGCGGTGAACGCCCGTGACGCGATGCCGACCGGGGGAACCCTAACCATTGAGACCCGGAACGAGGTTCTCGGGGCCGGAACCGCACCGGACGGCGCGGAGGTGCGGCCCGGTCCTTACGTCCGGCTCTCGGTTACCGACACCGGGACCGGGATGCCCGAGGACGTGCGGCGCCACATCTTCGAGCCCTTCTTCACGACCAAGGAGCAGGGCAAGGGCACCGGGCTCGGGCTCGCGACCGTGTACGGTATCGTGAAGCAATCGGGCGGGCACATCGAACTGGAGACGGCCCTCGGGCACGGAACTACGTTCCGGGTGTACCTGCCCGGGCTCGGTGGAACGACGGCCGACCAGAAACCGGGGGAGAGCTCGGCCCCGAAGGGAGCCGAGGTCGTGCTCCTGGTCGAGGACGAGCCCGGGGTCCGGGGCTTAGCCGAGCTGGCCCTCCGTAAGCAGGGGTACACGGTTCTCAGCGCGGCCAGCGCGGAGGAGGCCAAAGCCCTCGTGACCGGGCGCGAGCGCCCGATAGACTTGCTGGTGACCGATGTGGTAATGCCCGGGGTGGGCGGGCGCGTACTGGCCGAGTGGCTCCTGGCGACGCGCCCGAGCTTGAAAGTACTGTACATGTCGGGGTACACGGACGACGCGATAGTTCGCCACGGGGTCGAGGCCGCGCGCGTCAACTTCATTCAGAAGCCGTTCACCCCGAGTTCGCTCGCCCGCAAGGTGCGCGAGGTCCTCGACGCACGGTCCCCACACACGAGTTAG
- a CDS encoding YgaP family membrane protein, producing MAGTMEYTQTRQGMRDLNHPVRLPRSTVNVGPNERAASTIGGAVIAGLGVSQGGWAGLALAALGGALAYRGATGHCTVYSALGVNSAR from the coding sequence ATGGCCGGTACGATGGAATACACACAGACCCGACAGGGGATGCGCGACCTGAACCACCCCGTGCGTTTGCCCCGGTCCACGGTGAACGTGGGGCCGAACGAACGGGCGGCGTCGACCATTGGCGGGGCGGTAATTGCGGGTTTGGGGGTGAGTCAAGGTGGGTGGGCCGGTCTTGCACTCGCGGCCCTGGGTGGCGCGCTGGCGTACCGCGGGGCCACCGGGCACTGCACCGTGTACTCGGCACTCGGGGTTAATTCGGCCCGGTGA
- a CDS encoding response regulator — translation MSQLGTHAERVNILVVDDEPANVLALEAVLADLNQNVVRAGSGDEALRRVLETDFAVILMDLRMPGLSGFEAARLIRSRSRSRSTPIIFLTAADGDGFSATEAYALGAVDYLTKPFVPTILRAKVAVFVELYQKTEALKAAERERAGAAVRESEERLKLAVGIARLGTFDVDLLTGAVVVNGPAQGLFGTGSTHTTFARAQEHFHPDDRGEVMRRVSAAFDPAGPGEFEVEHRVVRPDGEECWLRARGRAFFSGAGMERSNRSRPELGY, via the coding sequence ATGTCGCAACTCGGGACACACGCGGAACGGGTCAACATCCTGGTGGTCGACGACGAGCCCGCGAACGTACTCGCGCTCGAAGCGGTGCTCGCGGACCTGAACCAGAACGTGGTCCGGGCCGGGTCCGGGGACGAAGCATTACGCCGGGTTCTGGAAACCGACTTCGCGGTCATCCTCATGGACCTGCGGATGCCCGGGCTGAGCGGGTTCGAGGCCGCTCGACTCATCCGTTCGCGTTCCCGGTCCCGGTCCACGCCCATCATCTTCCTCACGGCCGCGGACGGGGACGGGTTCTCGGCCACCGAAGCCTACGCGCTCGGCGCCGTGGACTACCTGACCAAGCCGTTCGTCCCGACGATTCTGCGAGCCAAGGTCGCGGTGTTCGTCGAACTGTACCAGAAGACCGAGGCGCTGAAAGCGGCCGAGCGCGAGCGCGCCGGCGCGGCCGTGCGCGAGAGCGAGGAGCGCCTCAAACTCGCCGTGGGCATTGCCCGGCTGGGGACGTTCGATGTGGACCTGTTGACCGGCGCGGTAGTGGTGAACGGTCCCGCGCAGGGCCTGTTCGGAACGGGGAGCACGCACACCACGTTCGCGCGAGCCCAGGAGCACTTCCACCCGGACGACCGGGGCGAGGTGATGCGCCGGGTGTCGGCCGCGTTCGACCCGGCTGGCCCTGGCGAGTTCGAGGTCGAGCACCGGGTCGTGCGGCCCGACGGGGAAGAGTGTTGGCTCCGGGCAAGGGGGCGCGCGTTCTTCTCGGGCGCGGGTATGGAGCGGAGTAACCGTTCACGCCCGGAGTTGGGCTATTGA
- a CDS encoding mechanosensitive ion channel family protein: protein MHRIHFSRGLSLLVCCAGLQLLFAARGQADGQPPPGPAPGTAQKLQATDAEKIANTRDSIKQATTALEKLQKRLVDPDSEYARAETEFETLNGKLKAVKTAVAKFRKDQKEAEAVALEAALPALQDDWQLAKDRFDIAIRQRKVTLETIDDLKRRIESDTQLLDRLEGRAQPRPSMSPPVSGGKPSDPVPAVPPKTEAKPAVDVPPAITLPGGPGAPVAAPADTAGASVGQSSAPDENDQTVRQARELLSTRRNELREVEARVRAADERMRIMERAIRNIEKTLGLEQEAAAQAEKAVAKLSGAKIPEDPVERAAHTRRGTEAATRLAESRERIQRITDRIASLNENLEGLKAERDVVSQEAEQKQQQVSAAEADLNALLNPASTRNLFRWVLAKGPHVLLILAGMFVAHLVARQFSHHIVRFITRNSHRGSSGDRENRASTLVGVFRYAVGLVVFGGGVVMILDEIGVPIVPLMGGAAVLGLAVAFGAQNLIRDYFTGFMMLMEDQYSVNDVVKIGAISGLVELITLRMTVLRDLEGVRHFIPHGTVTSVSNLTHGWSRAMIDVPVGYKENVDRVIDVLMDLSREMRLDPVLGEHILEDAEMLGVDALSDSGAVVRFLLKTRPLKQWPVKREMLRRIKNRFDELGIEIPFPRRTVYHRFPEGTAGAPTLARESERNAA, encoded by the coding sequence ATGCACCGAATACACTTCTCGCGCGGGCTGTCGCTTCTTGTGTGCTGCGCCGGCTTGCAATTGTTGTTCGCCGCTCGGGGCCAGGCGGACGGGCAACCGCCTCCCGGTCCCGCGCCGGGCACGGCGCAGAAGCTCCAGGCGACCGATGCGGAGAAAATCGCCAACACGCGCGACTCCATCAAGCAGGCGACCACGGCCCTGGAGAAGCTCCAGAAGCGGCTCGTCGATCCCGATAGCGAGTACGCGAGGGCCGAGACGGAATTTGAAACGCTCAACGGTAAACTGAAAGCCGTGAAGACGGCAGTGGCGAAGTTCCGCAAGGACCAGAAGGAAGCCGAAGCCGTCGCGCTCGAAGCGGCGCTCCCGGCACTCCAGGACGACTGGCAGCTCGCCAAGGATCGTTTCGATATCGCGATCCGGCAGAGAAAAGTGACCCTGGAAACGATCGACGACCTGAAGCGCCGGATCGAATCGGACACGCAGCTCCTGGATCGGCTCGAGGGGAGAGCTCAACCGCGCCCCAGTATGTCGCCCCCGGTGTCGGGAGGGAAGCCGTCGGACCCGGTCCCGGCTGTGCCTCCGAAGACCGAGGCGAAACCGGCGGTGGACGTGCCCCCGGCAATAACCCTACCGGGGGGCCCCGGGGCGCCGGTGGCGGCACCGGCCGACACTGCTGGCGCTTCGGTCGGTCAGTCCTCGGCGCCCGACGAGAACGACCAGACCGTGCGGCAGGCCCGCGAGTTGCTCAGTACGCGCCGCAACGAGTTGCGCGAGGTCGAAGCCCGTGTGCGCGCGGCCGACGAGCGCATGCGGATCATGGAGCGCGCGATCCGGAACATCGAGAAGACACTGGGGCTCGAACAGGAAGCGGCCGCCCAAGCCGAGAAAGCGGTCGCGAAGCTCTCGGGGGCCAAGATCCCCGAAGACCCGGTCGAACGGGCCGCCCACACCCGAAGGGGGACGGAGGCCGCGACTCGCCTGGCCGAGTCCCGCGAACGGATCCAGAGGATCACGGACCGGATCGCCTCATTGAACGAGAACCTCGAGGGTTTGAAAGCGGAGCGCGACGTCGTCTCGCAGGAGGCGGAACAGAAACAGCAGCAGGTGAGCGCGGCCGAGGCGGACCTGAACGCGCTGCTCAACCCCGCGTCCACGCGCAATCTGTTCCGGTGGGTGCTCGCCAAAGGGCCGCACGTACTGCTGATCCTCGCGGGGATGTTCGTGGCACACCTCGTGGCGCGCCAGTTCAGTCACCACATCGTCCGGTTCATCACCCGGAACAGCCACCGCGGTTCGTCGGGGGACCGGGAGAACCGGGCCAGCACGCTGGTCGGGGTGTTCCGGTACGCGGTCGGGCTCGTGGTCTTCGGGGGCGGGGTCGTGATGATCCTCGACGAGATCGGGGTGCCGATCGTCCCGCTCATGGGCGGGGCCGCGGTCCTCGGTCTGGCCGTCGCGTTCGGGGCTCAGAACCTGATCCGGGACTACTTCACCGGCTTCATGATGCTGATGGAGGACCAGTATAGTGTCAACGACGTCGTGAAGATCGGGGCGATCTCGGGGCTCGTCGAGCTGATCACGCTGCGCATGACCGTCCTGCGCGACCTGGAGGGCGTGCGCCACTTCATCCCGCACGGCACGGTCACCAGCGTCAGCAACCTGACGCACGGGTGGTCCCGGGCGATGATCGACGTGCCGGTCGGGTACAAGGAGAACGTGGACCGGGTCATCGACGTGCTCATGGACCTGTCCCGGGAGATGCGCCTGGACCCGGTTCTCGGCGAGCACATCCTGGAAGACGCAGAAATGCTCGGGGTGGACGCGCTCTCGGATTCCGGGGCCGTGGTCCGTTTCCTCCTCAAGACGCGCCCGCTCAAGCAGTGGCCGGTCAAGCGGGAGATGCTGCGCCGGATCAAGAACCGGTTCGACGAACTCGGCATCGAGATCCCGTTCCCGCGCCGCACCGTGTATCACCGGTTCCCAGAGGGCACCGCCGGTGCCCCGACCCTCGCGCGCGAGAGCGAGCGGAACGCGGCTTGA
- a CDS encoding DUF1549 domain-containing protein: MLFWAVLIGLATGAQPGPPLGAKESPAELAAWIDAKLEANWRAKNLPVREVASDEVFLRRAYLELTGSIPSVAEARDFLESTSTSKREQLVRTLLDDKRYAEHTARQWARTLAPAGNTRAQLETWLRGEFRKNTPFDQMARSMLSGSDAPNPKNSEPNGGSGFAVAVGGAPERFAEAVGRGLLGVRLGCAQCHNHPFAQWTQEDFWGLAAFFAPTGKRVTATDGGKDYAAKFLDGSAPNFDAGKAPRAVLADWLATGENRYFAANVANRVWQDLCGTGLVSTIDDLDTLSAEERKEILDELAAKFAASGFNVRWLVEGICLSKAYQRASSTTGNGSARRPVRTLTPDQVFAALDQSLGLKKGRGFSPRYTGEGVTLMAQLEAARGTTPTDFKGGIPQALLLMNGALVTQATALDESMTLRAVVDAPFLKDTEKLDTLFLAAYSRLPRAAERERLMKVIDASPNADARKQAYSNIFWALLNSPEFVLCP; encoded by the coding sequence ATGCTGTTTTGGGCCGTCTTGATCGGGCTGGCTACCGGTGCACAACCCGGTCCGCCGCTGGGCGCGAAAGAGAGCCCCGCCGAACTCGCCGCGTGGATCGACGCCAAGCTCGAGGCGAACTGGCGCGCCAAGAACCTGCCGGTTCGCGAGGTCGCCAGCGACGAGGTGTTCCTCCGGCGCGCGTACCTCGAACTCACCGGCAGCATTCCGAGCGTCGCCGAGGCCCGCGACTTCCTCGAATCGACCAGCACCAGCAAGCGCGAACAGCTCGTCCGCACACTCCTCGACGACAAGCGGTACGCCGAACACACCGCCCGACAGTGGGCGCGGACCCTCGCCCCGGCCGGCAACACCCGCGCCCAACTCGAAACCTGGCTCCGCGGTGAGTTCCGCAAGAACACTCCGTTCGACCAGATGGCGCGGTCGATGCTCAGTGGATCGGACGCGCCCAATCCCAAGAACTCCGAGCCCAACGGCGGCAGCGGGTTCGCAGTTGCCGTTGGCGGCGCCCCGGAACGGTTCGCCGAAGCGGTCGGGCGCGGGCTGCTCGGCGTGCGGCTCGGCTGCGCGCAGTGCCACAACCACCCGTTCGCACAGTGGACGCAGGAAGATTTCTGGGGACTGGCCGCGTTCTTCGCCCCGACTGGGAAGCGCGTCACCGCTACCGACGGCGGCAAAGATTACGCGGCGAAGTTCCTCGACGGCTCGGCCCCGAACTTCGACGCGGGGAAGGCGCCGCGTGCCGTCCTCGCCGACTGGTTGGCGACCGGGGAGAACCGCTACTTCGCCGCGAACGTCGCCAACCGCGTGTGGCAGGATCTGTGCGGCACGGGGCTAGTGTCCACGATCGATGATCTCGACACGCTGTCGGCCGAAGAACGCAAAGAGATCCTGGACGAACTGGCGGCCAAGTTCGCGGCGAGCGGGTTCAATGTCCGATGGCTGGTGGAGGGCATCTGTCTGAGCAAGGCGTACCAGCGCGCGAGCTCTACGACCGGGAACGGGTCGGCACGGCGCCCGGTGCGAACGCTCACCCCGGACCAAGTGTTCGCGGCACTCGACCAGTCGCTTGGACTGAAGAAGGGCCGTGGGTTCAGCCCGCGCTACACGGGCGAGGGCGTCACACTGATGGCGCAGCTCGAAGCCGCCCGAGGGACTACGCCGACCGACTTCAAGGGCGGCATCCCGCAAGCGCTCCTGCTGATGAACGGGGCGCTGGTCACACAAGCGACGGCGCTCGACGAGAGCATGACGCTCCGGGCCGTGGTCGACGCGCCGTTCCTGAAAGACACGGAGAAATTGGACACGCTGTTCCTGGCCGCGTACAGCCGCCTGCCGCGTGCGGCCGAGCGCGAGCGACTGATGAAGGTGATCGACGCTAGCCCGAACGCGGATGCCCGGAAGCAGGCGTACTCGAACATCTTCTGGGCGCTCCTCAACAGCCCCGAGTTCGTGCTGTGCCCTTAA
- a CDS encoding DUF1501 domain-containing protein: protein MFSRRDLVRMSVASAFGAAACPWLPRLAAAADQKKTPKGCIVLWMSGGPSQMDTWDLKPGHKNGGPFKETATAVPGLRFSEHLPKLAAGAKELGIIRGMTTKEGEHGRATQLLHTGQLPSEAVAYPALGSLMSKALGDPEHDLPGYVTVSPGGLNMSAGPGFLGPQFAPMAVSGISDNPNARANLTVDYLKPEKPVAAADQDARRQLLADLQSDFEKQHGGAAAKAHAAAYRKAQKLIDTEAKGAFKLDEEKSALRDAYGRSRFGQGCLLARRLVERGVSFVEVTLDGWDTHAQNFDAVKTLSATLDPAFATLVSDLKDRGMLENTLVVWMGEFGRTPLINPTAGRDHFPVAWSAVMAGAGVRGGRAIGKTSADGTKVEEKPVGAADFLATVFTAVGVDPKSENQTTDGRPIQLAKGGAVVEELVK from the coding sequence ATGTTCAGCCGGCGAGACCTGGTGCGGATGAGCGTGGCCAGCGCGTTCGGCGCAGCGGCGTGCCCGTGGCTGCCGCGACTCGCCGCTGCTGCCGATCAGAAGAAGACCCCCAAAGGGTGTATCGTCCTGTGGATGTCCGGCGGCCCCAGCCAGATGGACACCTGGGATCTGAAGCCCGGCCACAAGAACGGCGGGCCGTTCAAAGAAACCGCCACCGCCGTGCCGGGGCTTCGGTTCAGCGAGCACCTGCCGAAACTCGCCGCCGGTGCCAAGGAACTCGGCATCATCCGCGGCATGACGACGAAGGAAGGGGAACACGGCCGCGCCACGCAATTGCTGCACACCGGGCAACTGCCGAGCGAGGCGGTCGCGTACCCGGCGCTCGGGTCGCTGATGTCGAAGGCGCTGGGCGACCCGGAGCACGACCTGCCCGGGTACGTCACGGTGTCGCCCGGTGGACTGAACATGAGCGCCGGCCCCGGGTTCCTCGGGCCACAGTTCGCGCCGATGGCCGTGTCCGGCATCAGTGACAACCCGAACGCCCGCGCCAACCTCACCGTCGATTACCTCAAGCCGGAGAAGCCGGTCGCCGCCGCCGACCAGGACGCGCGCCGGCAGTTGCTCGCTGACCTGCAGAGCGACTTCGAGAAGCAGCACGGCGGCGCTGCGGCAAAGGCGCACGCGGCGGCCTACCGCAAGGCCCAGAAGCTGATCGACACCGAGGCGAAGGGCGCGTTCAAGTTGGACGAGGAGAAGTCGGCCCTCCGCGACGCCTACGGCCGCTCGCGGTTCGGTCAGGGGTGCCTGCTCGCCCGGCGCCTCGTGGAACGGGGCGTGTCGTTCGTGGAGGTCACGCTCGACGGCTGGGACACGCACGCCCAGAACTTCGACGCGGTCAAGACCCTGAGCGCGACGCTCGACCCGGCGTTCGCCACGCTTGTTTCTGACCTCAAGGACCGCGGAATGCTGGAAAACACGCTCGTCGTGTGGATGGGCGAGTTCGGGCGCACGCCGCTCATCAACCCCACCGCCGGGCGCGATCACTTCCCGGTCGCGTGGTCGGCGGTGATGGCCGGCGCCGGGGTGAGGGGCGGGCGGGCGATCGGTAAGACGAGCGCGGACGGGACGAAGGTGGAGGAGAAGCCGGTGGGCGCGGCCGACTTCCTCGCCACCGTGTTCACCGCGGTCGGCGTCGACCCGAAAAGCGAGAACCAGACGACGGACGGGCGGCCCATCCAACTGGCAAAGGGCGGGGCGGTCGTCGAGGAGCTGGTCAAGTGA
- a CDS encoding EF-hand domain-containing protein: protein MSAATRALGLSAVLAGACLLVGRPAPQVRAEPSAPAPDPESVRDVFLLLDRGPVHLRLKVTIGGKSPQAIRREYLARLFKALDTDGDGKLTKAEYERSPLNTARRGPSARPLPPKEAAELVPAAKLNEALERVAGETLTFRQNNAARKTDDQVFAALDTNRDGVLSEDEIREAQALLLLKDTDDDDCLTLDEFAPPEAAMPLLVVPGRQPERPLAAASTLLIDGTGPLFGPRLVRRYDRNGDGKLTREEIGLTPERFKALDADGDGALSAEELKAFHKQAPDVDAGLELEPPEGQLARVQLADPSKARVSRPDVAVFGTGDSDLAVAVRTFDPVKSALADARVQFNRLDADQNGYLDRDELKENIRFQRGLFESIDADGDDKIFWPEMETYVRSRAEAAATRCDVVLHDLGHGFFEALDRNHDGRIGLREIRVAADTLRGLRRPNQALLRATDPPRRLHLEVVRGTFQLFGTGPAGESTLPKLTAQARAPVGPVWFQRMDRNMDGDLTWKEFLGPRHVFEELDTNRDGLIDPQEAEKAR, encoded by the coding sequence GTGAGCGCCGCCACGCGAGCCCTGGGGTTGAGCGCGGTGCTGGCGGGCGCGTGCCTGCTCGTCGGCCGCCCGGCGCCACAGGTGCGCGCGGAGCCGTCGGCGCCCGCCCCGGACCCGGAGAGCGTGCGCGACGTGTTCCTGCTGCTCGACCGCGGCCCCGTTCATTTGCGCCTGAAGGTGACCATCGGCGGAAAGTCGCCGCAAGCGATCCGGCGCGAGTACCTCGCCCGGCTGTTCAAGGCGCTCGACACCGACGGCGACGGCAAGCTGACGAAGGCCGAGTACGAGCGGTCCCCGCTGAACACCGCGCGGCGCGGCCCGAGCGCCCGTCCGTTGCCGCCGAAGGAGGCGGCCGAACTGGTGCCCGCGGCCAAACTGAACGAGGCGCTCGAGCGGGTCGCGGGCGAGACGCTCACGTTCCGCCAGAACAACGCCGCCCGCAAGACCGACGATCAGGTGTTCGCGGCGCTCGACACCAACCGCGACGGCGTGCTTTCGGAAGACGAGATCCGCGAGGCGCAGGCGCTCCTGCTCCTCAAGGACACGGACGACGACGACTGCCTCACGTTGGACGAGTTCGCCCCGCCCGAAGCCGCGATGCCGCTTCTGGTGGTTCCCGGCCGGCAGCCGGAGCGCCCGCTCGCTGCCGCGAGCACACTGCTCATTGACGGCACGGGGCCGCTGTTCGGCCCGCGCCTCGTCCGCCGCTACGACCGCAACGGCGACGGTAAGTTGACGCGCGAAGAGATCGGCCTTACGCCGGAGCGCTTCAAGGCGCTCGATGCCGACGGTGACGGCGCGCTCAGTGCCGAAGAGCTGAAGGCGTTCCACAAACAGGCGCCCGACGTGGACGCGGGGCTGGAGTTGGAGCCCCCCGAGGGGCAACTGGCCCGCGTCCAGTTGGCCGACCCGTCGAAGGCGCGAGTCAGCCGCCCGGACGTGGCGGTGTTCGGCACCGGCGACAGCGATCTCGCGGTGGCGGTGCGGACGTTCGACCCGGTGAAATCGGCGCTCGCGGACGCGCGGGTCCAGTTCAACCGACTCGACGCCGACCAGAACGGTTACCTCGACCGGGACGAACTGAAAGAGAACATTCGGTTCCAGCGCGGGCTGTTTGAGTCGATCGACGCGGACGGAGACGACAAGATCTTCTGGCCCGAGATGGAGACCTACGTGCGGAGCCGGGCCGAGGCCGCCGCGACCCGCTGCGACGTGGTTCTGCACGACCTCGGGCACGGGTTCTTCGAGGCACTGGACCGCAACCACGACGGCCGCATCGGGCTGCGGGAGATCCGCGTCGCCGCCGACACGCTCCGCGGGTTGCGCCGGCCGAACCAGGCTCTCCTCCGCGCGACGGACCCGCCCCGGCGCCTGCACCTGGAGGTGGTCCGCGGAACGTTCCAGTTGTTCGGCACCGGCCCGGCGGGGGAATCGACGCTGCCGAAGCTGACCGCCCAGGCCCGCGCACCGGTCGGGCCGGTGTGGTTCCAGCGGATGGACCGCAACATGGACGGCGACCTGACGTGGAAAGAGTTCCTCGGCCCGCGGCACGTGTTCGAGGAACTCGACACCAACCGCGACGGCCTCATCGATCCGCAAGAAGCCGAGAAAGCCCGCTGA